One candidate division TA06 bacterium B3_TA06 genomic region harbors:
- the cas2 gene encoding CRISPR-associated endonuclease Cas2: MMVLVTYDVNTEEAEGRKRLRHVAKACENLGQRVQNSVFECLIDPAQWADLRECLIDTIDPEKDSLRFYFLGKNWKRRVEHVGAKPGYDPEGPLVV; this comes from the coding sequence ATGATGGTTCTCGTAACCTATGACGTTAACACTGAAGAAGCTGAAGGACGCAAGAGGCTCCGTCACGTAGCCAAGGCTTGTGAAAACCTTGGGCAAAGGGTTCAGAATTCCGTGTTCGAATGCCTGATCGATCCAGCTCAATGGGCTGATTTGCGTGAGTGTTTGATCGATACAATCGACCCAGAGAAGGATAGCTTGCGGTTTTACTTTTTGGGGAAAAACTGGAAACGCCGTGTAGAACATGTTGGAGCAAAACCCGGATATGACCCTGAAGGACCTCTCGTTGTATGA
- the cas7c gene encoding type I-C CRISPR-associated protein Cas7/Csd2 encodes MAKEKTEPIQNRYEFLVLFDCENGNPNGDPDSGNAPRIDPQDMHGLVSDVALKRRIRNYVQVAKQGEEKYNIFIQHATNLNTQIAVAHEETKGGLKTDKKANKAKVELARNWMCENFYDVRTFGAVLSTGPNAGQVRGPVQFSFARSLDPILPLDVSITRMAIAEPEGKVLPSSQEYAKLEANKPEDKLRTMGRKALIPYGLYVGKGFISAHLANDTGFTEEDLKLFWEALFNMYEHDRSASKGLMSVREPVFVFRHVGTDSDETQRSQQARLGCAPAHKLFELIEVKKREGIDAPRSFADYQITFYKSKLPKGVQVGFMVAGENGKAKIQWDEVPGFLEVK; translated from the coding sequence ATGGCTAAAGAGAAAACCGAACCTATCCAGAACCGGTATGAGTTCCTGGTTCTGTTTGATTGCGAGAACGGCAATCCAAACGGCGATCCTGACTCGGGCAACGCTCCGCGTATTGACCCGCAGGACATGCACGGGCTTGTGTCGGACGTTGCCCTTAAACGCCGTATCCGCAACTACGTCCAGGTAGCAAAGCAAGGAGAAGAAAAGTATAACATCTTCATCCAACATGCTACAAATCTGAACACTCAAATAGCCGTGGCTCACGAAGAAACCAAGGGCGGCCTGAAGACTGATAAAAAAGCAAACAAGGCCAAGGTTGAGTTAGCCCGGAACTGGATGTGCGAAAACTTCTACGATGTTCGCACATTCGGCGCAGTCCTCAGCACAGGTCCCAACGCCGGTCAAGTAAGAGGACCGGTTCAGTTCTCCTTTGCTCGATCGCTTGATCCTATTTTACCCTTGGATGTTTCCATCACCCGAATGGCGATTGCTGAACCTGAGGGAAAAGTCTTGCCGTCGAGCCAAGAATACGCGAAATTGGAAGCAAATAAGCCTGAGGATAAGCTGCGCACAATGGGCCGCAAAGCCCTGATTCCTTACGGTCTTTACGTAGGCAAGGGCTTCATCAGCGCCCATCTTGCCAATGATACCGGCTTTACTGAAGAAGACCTCAAACTCTTCTGGGAAGCGCTCTTTAACATGTATGAGCACGACCGCTCCGCCAGCAAGGGACTCATGTCTGTCCGCGAGCCTGTGTTCGTGTTCAGACACGTGGGCACCGATTCCGATGAGACGCAGCGCTCCCAGCAGGCAAGGCTCGGCTGCGCCCCGGCCCACAAGCTCTTTGAGCTAATTGAAGTGAAGAAACGTGAAGGTATTGATGCACCCAGGTCGTTCGCCGACTACCAGATTACGTTCTATAAGAGCAAGTTGCCAAAAGGTGTTCAGGTAGGCTTCATGGTGGCTGGAGAAAACGGTAAAGCGAAAATCCAGTGGGACGAGGTTCCCGGATTCCTGGAGGTCAAGTAA
- a CDS encoding CRISPR-associated helicase/endonuclease Cas3, giving the protein MTNSIKFIAHTHSKNGRTDTVRDHLQSVAKRASEYAKAFSAADEARLAGLLHDLGKYGSLFQKRLEGKERGIDHWSVGAWQALKEYREKGVALALTIQGHHVGLQQASKDSLSNLDLKVLNNKHPLNLRLSEPNHENLIDRMNRDGLILPPPTDIPTSLFEWDSGLYTSAMLDVRMLFSTLVDADFIETEAHFNSVDDKNKGYRKPGPPLEADRALEILLNHLDELSSNSKASPNVNQLRKDLLEACLDSALHPQGLFTLTSPTGSGKTLSMLAFALKHAVEHELRRVVVVIPYLSIIEQTVSVYRNLFQGDFGEEYVLEHHSLAGTRGEDAIEDYQESRQRLLSQNWDAPIVVTTSVQFLESLFANRPSACRKLHRLAKSVILFDEVQTLPTGIAVPTLATLSRLIERYNASVVFSTATQPAFEHLNYSVKQYCAGGWEPKEIVPSNLNLFQLARRTNVLWPDLNHRTSWEELAENLKTNERVLCVVNLKRHALDLFDKLKGQGCNEDDLFHLSTNMCPEHRKEVLGEVRNRLEKSKPCRLTSTQCIEAGVDVDFPLVYRAWGPLDSIAQAAGRCNREGKSDIGMVHVFIPEDDVYPNGTYRQAAGIARILKAQDQMDIHDPELFHKYYRELYDLTQPQNQKQELIDAIKRQDFVETAKFYRVIAKDAINVLVPYSLKIFQELKEQVRQEGLTRRWIKRARPYTIGLFRPKRDDPVFDWLEPISVGENKEQEEWFIYLNDKHYNPKTGLVPPESMECLIG; this is encoded by the coding sequence ACTCGCAGGTCTTCTGCACGATCTAGGTAAATACGGTTCACTTTTCCAGAAACGCCTGGAAGGAAAAGAAAGAGGAATAGACCATTGGTCAGTTGGTGCATGGCAGGCTCTAAAGGAATACAGGGAGAAAGGCGTTGCCCTGGCCTTAACCATTCAGGGACATCATGTAGGGCTTCAGCAGGCTTCAAAGGATTCCCTTTCAAACCTTGATCTAAAGGTCTTAAACAACAAGCATCCGTTGAATTTACGTCTATCTGAACCTAATCATGAGAACTTGATTGACCGTATGAATAGAGACGGACTTATATTACCTCCTCCAACAGATATTCCAACTTCGCTTTTCGAATGGGACAGCGGACTCTACACCTCTGCCATGCTTGACGTTCGGATGCTTTTCTCGACCCTGGTTGACGCCGATTTCATCGAGACTGAAGCACATTTTAATTCAGTGGATGATAAAAACAAAGGATACCGTAAGCCAGGTCCTCCTTTAGAAGCTGATAGAGCTTTAGAGATACTGCTGAATCATCTTGATGAACTTTCTTCTAATTCAAAAGCGTCACCAAATGTGAACCAACTGCGGAAGGATTTACTCGAAGCATGTCTGGATTCTGCTTTGCATCCTCAAGGACTATTTACTCTAACTTCCCCTACTGGGTCGGGGAAAACCTTGAGTATGCTTGCGTTCGCCCTTAAGCATGCAGTAGAGCACGAACTTCGTCGAGTTGTAGTTGTAATCCCCTATCTCAGTATCATCGAGCAGACGGTTTCAGTTTATCGAAATCTATTCCAAGGAGATTTTGGTGAAGAATATGTCCTGGAACATCATAGCCTGGCAGGCACACGGGGTGAGGACGCCATAGAAGATTACCAAGAAAGTCGTCAGAGGTTACTCTCGCAGAATTGGGATGCTCCAATTGTTGTTACAACCAGCGTTCAGTTCCTGGAATCCCTTTTTGCCAATCGACCTTCGGCGTGCCGAAAGCTACACCGTTTGGCAAAGAGCGTAATTCTCTTCGATGAGGTTCAGACCCTACCTACAGGCATTGCTGTGCCTACCTTGGCTACGCTTTCCAGATTGATTGAACGTTACAATGCTTCAGTGGTTTTTTCAACTGCCACACAGCCTGCGTTTGAACATCTGAACTATTCGGTCAAACAATACTGTGCAGGTGGATGGGAACCTAAAGAGATAGTCCCTTCGAATCTGAATCTCTTTCAACTAGCAAGACGCACGAATGTTCTATGGCCTGATCTCAACCATCGCACCTCGTGGGAAGAGCTTGCAGAAAACCTGAAGACCAACGAACGAGTTCTCTGCGTGGTCAACCTCAAGCGGCATGCACTCGATCTCTTCGATAAGCTGAAGGGACAAGGTTGTAATGAAGACGATCTATTCCATCTCTCAACCAACATGTGTCCTGAACACAGGAAAGAGGTTCTTGGCGAGGTGCGTAACCGGCTTGAAAAAAGTAAGCCTTGCCGTTTGACTTCAACACAATGTATCGAGGCAGGCGTAGACGTTGACTTTCCTTTAGTCTATAGAGCCTGGGGCCCCCTCGACAGCATTGCTCAGGCCGCAGGTCGCTGCAATCGTGAGGGTAAAAGTGATATTGGCATGGTTCACGTGTTTATTCCCGAAGATGATGTCTACCCTAACGGCACATATAGACAAGCTGCAGGGATTGCTCGGATACTGAAAGCTCAAGACCAAATGGACATCCACGACCCTGAGCTCTTTCATAAATACTACCGAGAACTTTACGATTTGACTCAACCTCAAAACCAAAAACAGGAACTGATTGATGCAATCAAGCGGCAGGACTTCGTTGAGACAGCCAAGTTTTATCGGGTAATCGCCAAAGACGCCATCAACGTGTTGGTGCCGTATTCTCTTAAGATTTTCCAAGAATTAAAGGAACAAGTTAGACAAGAAGGGCTTACTCGACGTTGGATAAAGAGAGCTCGGCCTTACACTATCGGGTTATTTCGACCAAAGAGAGATGATCCGGTGTTCGATTGGCTTGAGCCTATCTCTGTGGGAGAAAACAAAGAACAGGAGGAATGGTTTATCTATTTAAACGACAAACATTACAATCCCAAGACAGGGCTTGTCCCGCCTGAGTCGATGGAGTGTTTGATCGGCTGA
- a CDS encoding DNA/RNA endonuclease: MLCNRSIIKWVGLLSLTMSLQLLNAQPDKLGLPESRQIVRHFAYTLEYSEEHEQARWVAYVLTADMIDGPWERCEQFRPDPMVASGSADLSDYRGSGFDRGHLAPAGDMRWDSMAMCESFYMSNMSPQRPGFNRGIWKRLEAQVRIWADENEEIWIVTGPVLTDDLPTIGVNEVSIPDYFYKVVIDIKEPDMKGIGFVMPNQRSSKPIESFAVTIDSVEVLTGLDFFSVLPDSLEHLLESSIGFIDDQED, translated from the coding sequence ATGCTATGCAATAGATCCATAATCAAGTGGGTAGGGTTATTGAGTCTAACCATGAGTCTTCAGTTGCTCAACGCACAACCTGATAAATTAGGACTCCCCGAATCAAGACAGATCGTAAGGCACTTCGCATACACCCTGGAATACAGCGAAGAACACGAACAAGCAAGGTGGGTAGCCTACGTATTAACCGCTGACATGATAGACGGCCCCTGGGAAAGATGTGAGCAGTTTCGTCCTGATCCCATGGTTGCATCAGGTTCAGCCGATCTATCGGACTACAGAGGTTCTGGATTCGATAGAGGTCATCTTGCTCCAGCCGGAGACATGAGGTGGGATTCGATGGCAATGTGCGAGTCGTTCTACATGAGCAACATGAGTCCCCAGAGACCTGGTTTCAATCGAGGAATCTGGAAGAGACTGGAAGCACAGGTAAGAATCTGGGCAGATGAAAACGAGGAGATATGGATTGTCACCGGGCCGGTCCTGACCGACGATCTTCCAACGATAGGTGTTAACGAAGTCAGCATCCCAGACTACTTCTACAAGGTGGTAATAGACATCAAGGAGCCAGACATGAAAGGCATCGGGTTTGTTATGCCTAACCAGAGGTCAAGTAAACCTATAGAATCCTTCGCCGTGACCATAGATTCCGTTGAAGTCTTAACCGGTCTGGATTTTTTCTCTGTCCTTCCCGATTCGTTGGAGCATCTTCTAGAGTCATCAATAGGTTTTATTGATGACCAAGAGGATTGA
- the cas5c gene encoding type I-C CRISPR-associated protein Cas5, with product MKPKDQALDVWGDFACFSRPELKVERFSYPVPTPSAVRGIYDAIYCKPTEFRWQVTRIEILNPPAYIALRRNEVKDKAPSERTILRWMDGKDDPQPILADCTDDPNKGRTQRQTMALKDVRYRLHAEIRPWSGFESRLQGMENQFRRRAAKGKCIYQPYFGCREFPAYFELVDVDAPPAEPISLTKDLGLMLYDVFDLSRPGKNDDKPSISLFRTKVENGILDVPHYESDAVLKMDWKEV from the coding sequence ATGAAACCTAAGGATCAGGCCTTGGACGTGTGGGGCGATTTTGCCTGTTTTTCAAGGCCTGAACTTAAAGTAGAACGGTTCAGTTATCCCGTTCCTACACCTTCGGCAGTGCGCGGCATATACGACGCCATTTACTGCAAACCCACCGAGTTCAGATGGCAGGTTACAAGGATCGAAATACTCAATCCTCCAGCCTACATAGCACTACGACGGAATGAAGTCAAGGATAAAGCGCCATCCGAAAGAACAATCTTGAGATGGATGGATGGGAAAGATGATCCTCAACCGATTCTCGCCGATTGCACCGATGACCCCAACAAGGGTCGAACCCAGAGACAAACCATGGCTCTCAAAGACGTTCGATATCGCTTACACGCCGAGATACGCCCGTGGTCGGGATTTGAGTCAAGACTCCAGGGTATGGAAAACCAGTTCCGACGCCGAGCCGCGAAAGGCAAATGCATCTACCAGCCTTACTTTGGATGTCGGGAGTTCCCCGCCTATTTTGAACTGGTTGACGTTGACGCGCCACCTGCCGAGCCTATCTCGCTTACCAAGGACCTAGGCCTCATGCTCTACGATGTCTTTGACCTGTCCCGACCAGGCAAGAACGATGACAAACCCAGCATAAGCCTCTTCAGGACAAAGGTTGAAAACGGAATCCTTGATGTCCCCCACTATGAAAGCGACGCAGTCCTCAAGATGGATTGGAAGGAGGTCTGA
- a CDS encoding D-alanyl-D-alanine dipeptidase, with product MPICNKCGAKNDEGSAFCEECGAKLIPQEQPAVQPKPESVEKRPKKTKVGLIVGISLGAVILAGVVLLIIFKPWRKSPQDITYLAKASASSALSPSRFGNYEPANVLDGISSTCWAASWADGGANAGIGMWIKLSFPREVKVTRIGLIPGYDRYGKDIGDRFYLNLRVRRARLEFSDGSSQKISLRDTREMQYFDVASVRTSFVKIVIEDVYSERAKDQDLCISEVEIYGVPVGKTLSALGLVSSLLCSWKEGYSEDPFFTHPISLDPATFVELVKLDSTIVLDIRYATENNFTHEVLYPEARCFLRCCVAESLVSVQRKANTLGYRLKVFDGYRPHRVQFLMWKLVPDRRYVADPNRGSRHNRGTAVDLTLVDSTGKQLDMGSAFDEFNERSHQNYTGLTKEQKRNRKLLTDIMTSTGFTTITSEWWHYDYYNWQSFPIVDVSFDSLRFVASLAGDKE from the coding sequence ATGCCAATCTGCAACAAGTGCGGGGCTAAAAACGACGAAGGGAGCGCCTTCTGCGAGGAATGCGGCGCGAAACTGATTCCCCAAGAGCAACCCGCTGTGCAACCGAAACCCGAAAGCGTGGAGAAACGCCCCAAGAAAACCAAGGTTGGACTCATCGTTGGCATATCTCTAGGAGCGGTTATTCTGGCTGGGGTCGTTCTCTTAATAATCTTCAAGCCCTGGAGGAAGTCCCCGCAGGACATTACCTATCTTGCAAAAGCTAGTGCTTCGTCGGCACTCTCTCCAAGTAGGTTCGGTAATTACGAACCTGCTAACGTCCTGGATGGAATATCTTCGACTTGCTGGGCCGCTTCCTGGGCCGATGGCGGTGCAAACGCCGGAATTGGAATGTGGATCAAGCTTAGTTTCCCAAGGGAAGTTAAAGTTACGCGTATTGGACTTATACCGGGCTACGATCGTTATGGGAAGGATATTGGTGATAGGTTTTACCTCAATCTACGAGTTAGGCGCGCCAGGCTTGAGTTCTCAGACGGGTCATCGCAGAAGATATCACTGAGAGATACCCGGGAGATGCAATACTTCGATGTCGCTTCAGTAAGGACTAGTTTTGTGAAGATCGTCATCGAAGACGTTTACTCTGAGAGAGCTAAAGATCAAGACCTTTGTATCTCCGAAGTTGAGATATACGGAGTGCCTGTAGGAAAAACCCTAAGCGCATTAGGACTAGTTTCAAGCTTACTCTGTAGTTGGAAAGAAGGATATTCCGAAGACCCCTTCTTTACTCACCCCATCTCCCTGGATCCGGCGACTTTCGTCGAACTCGTGAAGTTAGACTCCACTATAGTTCTAGATATCCGCTATGCAACTGAGAATAACTTTACACACGAAGTTCTGTACCCTGAAGCGCGTTGTTTCCTAAGGTGTTGTGTTGCCGAAAGCCTCGTCTCAGTTCAGCGGAAGGCAAACACCCTCGGTTATCGGCTGAAGGTATTCGACGGCTATCGTCCACATCGAGTTCAATTCCTGATGTGGAAACTTGTTCCTGACAGGCGCTATGTGGCCGATCCCAATCGTGGCTCGCGCCACAATCGAGGCACGGCGGTTGACCTTACCCTAGTAGACTCCACCGGTAAACAACTTGATATGGGTTCTGCGTTCGATGAGTTTAATGAGCGTTCGCATCAAAATTATACCGGTCTCACTAAAGAACAGAAACGCAACAGAAAACTCCTAACCGACATTATGACATCAACGGGTTTCACAACCATAACCAGTGAATGGTGGCACTATGATTACTACAATTGGCAGAGCTTTCCTATTGTGGATGTTAGTTTTGATTCTCTACGGTTTGTCGCGTCGCTTGCTGGGGATAAGGAATGA
- the cas8c gene encoding type I-C CRISPR-associated protein Cas8c/Csd1 — protein MLEQLVKYAGPTKPGFAPKDVRWAIVCDKQSKFLGVLELGDASLKKNPGRTFSTCPELDQNVKQAGGKSDFLVDTAEIVALYGSKATDEKIKVKHDYFVKLLQNAGKVMPELRKLANLLDDSKAMLKIQTRLQDLKVKPNEKVTFKIGDAFPVESEAWHEWWQEFRKREVAKTSHGNVMRCFVTGNLVKPKEVHPKIKGLSDVGGRSSGDVLIGFDKDAFRSYGLQQSANAAVSEEAASAYRAALNDLIKNYGKRLAGAKVVHWFKEKVPEEDNPLTWLEQGAEAEELIAQDKARKLLDSIQSGKRPKLADNHYYALTLSGASGRVMVRDWMEGQFEELVGNVCAWFDDLSIVHRYGGTLAKSPKFLAVLGATVRELDDLPAPFVSKMWRVAVRGEPIPQFALAQTLARVKVDIIQDQPFNHARMGLMKAYHLRKKGNSGGDLKPYLNEEHPNPAYHCGRLMAVLARLQNAALGDVGAGVVQRYYAAASATPALVLGRLTRTSQFHLNKLDPGLSYWFEEKIAGIWGRIEDNLPTTLSLEEQSLFALGYYQQLADLRTKKSDKQRGG, from the coding sequence ATGCTTGAGCAGCTGGTAAAGTATGCGGGGCCTACTAAGCCAGGGTTTGCACCAAAAGACGTTCGTTGGGCTATCGTTTGCGACAAACAGAGTAAATTCCTTGGAGTGCTCGAATTGGGCGATGCAAGCCTTAAGAAAAACCCTGGCCGGACATTCTCTACGTGCCCTGAACTTGATCAGAATGTGAAGCAGGCTGGGGGAAAGAGTGATTTCCTCGTAGACACTGCTGAAATTGTGGCGCTCTATGGCAGTAAAGCAACAGATGAAAAGATTAAGGTCAAGCACGACTATTTCGTGAAGCTTCTGCAAAATGCAGGCAAGGTAATGCCTGAGTTAAGGAAGCTGGCTAACCTTTTGGATGACTCGAAAGCGATGTTGAAAATCCAAACGCGACTGCAAGACCTCAAGGTCAAACCCAACGAGAAGGTGACGTTCAAAATAGGAGACGCATTCCCTGTCGAATCTGAAGCATGGCACGAGTGGTGGCAGGAATTCAGGAAACGAGAAGTCGCTAAAACGAGCCATGGGAACGTGATGAGATGCTTTGTAACAGGTAACCTGGTCAAACCTAAAGAGGTTCACCCCAAAATAAAGGGACTCTCGGACGTTGGAGGCCGCTCAAGCGGAGACGTGCTCATCGGGTTCGACAAGGATGCCTTTCGCTCCTACGGACTCCAGCAGTCAGCAAACGCAGCGGTATCCGAGGAAGCAGCCTCAGCTTACCGCGCAGCGCTCAACGACCTCATCAAGAACTACGGAAAACGTCTTGCCGGAGCCAAAGTCGTCCACTGGTTCAAAGAGAAAGTGCCTGAAGAAGACAACCCCCTCACCTGGTTGGAACAGGGAGCGGAGGCAGAAGAACTAATCGCTCAGGACAAAGCCAGAAAACTGCTGGATAGCATCCAAAGCGGCAAGCGGCCCAAGCTTGCAGATAACCACTACTATGCCCTCACCCTCTCAGGTGCCAGTGGTCGGGTTATGGTTCGCGACTGGATGGAAGGCCAGTTCGAGGAACTGGTTGGAAACGTCTGCGCGTGGTTTGACGACCTGTCAATTGTGCACCGTTACGGCGGAACGCTTGCGAAATCCCCCAAGTTCCTTGCCGTGCTTGGTGCAACCGTGCGCGAGCTTGACGACCTTCCTGCCCCGTTCGTCTCCAAGATGTGGCGCGTAGCCGTTCGAGGTGAACCTATCCCTCAATTTGCACTGGCGCAGACCTTGGCTCGTGTCAAAGTGGACATTATCCAAGATCAGCCTTTCAACCACGCCCGGATGGGCTTGATGAAGGCTTATCATTTGAGAAAAAAGGGAAATTCAGGAGGAGACTTGAAACCCTATCTAAACGAAGAGCATCCCAATCCCGCTTACCACTGCGGCAGGCTTATGGCGGTATTGGCAAGGCTCCAGAATGCAGCCCTGGGTGACGTTGGAGCTGGAGTGGTTCAGCGTTACTACGCTGCGGCATCGGCAACACCGGCCCTGGTGCTGGGGCGTTTGACTCGAACCAGTCAGTTCCATTTGAATAAACTCGACCCAGGTCTATCCTACTGGTTTGAAGAAAAGATAGCTGGTATCTGGGGCAGGATAGAAGATAACCTCCCCACCACCCTCAGCCTTGAGGAGCAGAGCCTTTTTGCCCTCGGCTACTACCAGCAGTTGGCCGATTTGAGAACCAAGAAATCCGATAAACAAAGAGGAGGTTAA
- a CDS encoding subtype I-C CRISPR-associated endonuclease Cas1: MKRLLNTLFVTTQGAYLCREGETVVVRADHETKLQVPIHTLSGIVCFGRVSCSPPLMGLCGERGVLISFHSEYGKFLARMHGPVSGNVLLRREQYRRADDPQSSSDIARSVVLAKISNCRTVLQRTLRDHPSNPNASALKKAAGSLARLLITLQESIALDVVRGREGEAARIYFNVFEHLILAQKDHFYFRDRSKRPPLDPMNALLSFLYAILAHDVTYALESVGLDPAVGFLHRDRPGRPGLALDLMEEFRPILADRVALSLVNRQQVKGKGFKRTETGAVLMDNKTRKEVLVAYQKRKTEEIQHPFIGEKVAVGLLPYVQALLMARFLRGDLDGYPPFIWR, translated from the coding sequence ATGAAACGACTTCTCAATACTCTCTTCGTAACCACACAGGGCGCGTATCTCTGTCGCGAAGGCGAAACCGTCGTAGTCCGGGCTGACCACGAGACCAAGCTTCAGGTCCCCATACACACCCTGAGTGGAATAGTATGCTTCGGTCGGGTTTCGTGCAGTCCCCCTTTGATGGGTCTTTGCGGCGAACGAGGAGTTCTTATCTCCTTCCACAGTGAATACGGCAAATTTCTAGCTCGTATGCATGGGCCTGTATCCGGCAATGTTCTCCTGAGACGTGAACAGTATCGCCGAGCTGATGATCCTCAATCGTCTTCCGATATAGCAAGATCAGTCGTCCTTGCCAAGATATCCAATTGCCGAACTGTTCTACAAAGGACGCTTCGGGATCATCCCTCGAATCCCAATGCCTCTGCACTTAAGAAAGCAGCTGGGAGCCTGGCTCGATTACTTATTACACTTCAGGAATCAATTGCATTGGACGTCGTAAGAGGCAGAGAAGGTGAAGCTGCCCGCATATACTTCAACGTCTTCGAACACTTGATCCTGGCTCAAAAAGACCACTTTTACTTTCGAGACCGCAGTAAACGCCCACCACTCGACCCAATGAACGCTTTATTATCCTTTCTTTACGCTATTTTGGCTCACGATGTAACCTACGCTCTTGAATCCGTCGGACTCGATCCAGCAGTAGGTTTTTTACACAGAGATAGACCAGGACGTCCAGGTCTAGCTCTTGACCTCATGGAGGAATTCCGGCCAATTCTGGCCGACCGGGTCGCTCTCTCTCTAGTTAACCGTCAGCAGGTAAAAGGTAAAGGATTCAAACGAACAGAAACTGGAGCAGTGCTCATGGATAACAAGACACGTAAAGAAGTTCTGGTCGCTTACCAGAAACGAAAGACCGAAGAGATACAGCACCCCTTCATTGGTGAGAAAGTTGCCGTTGGTTTACTTCCCTATGTGCAGGCTTTGCTTATGGCTCGATTCCTGCGTGGGGATTTAGACGGCTATCCGCCATTTATCTGGAGATGA
- the cas4 gene encoding CRISPR-associated protein Cas4: protein MFEEEDLLPISALSQLLYCERRAALIYVEGLWNENLYTAEGHHLHDRAHLSDSEVRGVLRIVRGLYLRSLRLGLTGKADVVEFHRLREDMQNGTRIEGVSGFWRPFPVEYKRGRLRHEREYEVQLCAQALCLEEMLSVNISSGALYYGKTARRLKVAFDDNLRRETEEAARSLHDLCRKGETPRARYEKKCNKCSMRDLCMPKTTGVKRNVMRYLNRIVESDSGEES, encoded by the coding sequence ATGTTTGAAGAGGAAGATCTCTTACCAATATCTGCACTTTCACAACTTCTTTACTGTGAACGCAGGGCGGCGCTCATATACGTCGAAGGTCTCTGGAACGAGAATCTATATACGGCAGAAGGACACCATCTCCATGATCGTGCACATCTTAGTGATAGCGAGGTTCGCGGGGTTTTGAGAATTGTTCGCGGACTATACCTAAGATCTCTCAGGCTCGGGCTTACAGGGAAAGCCGACGTCGTCGAATTCCATCGCTTACGCGAAGATATGCAAAATGGAACCAGGATTGAAGGAGTATCTGGCTTTTGGAGACCATTTCCAGTGGAGTATAAGCGCGGAAGACTCAGACATGAAAGAGAATACGAGGTTCAACTCTGTGCCCAGGCATTATGCCTTGAGGAGATGCTCAGCGTCAACATATCGTCAGGTGCATTGTATTACGGCAAGACCGCCAGAAGGTTGAAAGTAGCCTTTGATGATAACTTACGCAGGGAAACCGAAGAAGCTGCAAGAAGTCTGCACGACCTATGTCGTAAAGGAGAAACACCCCGTGCACGTTACGAAAAGAAGTGTAACAAGTGTTCCATGCGTGACCTCTGTATGCCAAAGACAACAGGAGTGAAACGAAACGTCATGAGATACCTCAATCGTATAGTCGAATCAGATTCCGGTGAGGAATCATGA